The DNA region CATGAAAATTCCTTATTGTGCGGGCACCAGCAAGTTGAGGATGGCGGAATGAGCGAAAAGTAACACAATTTGAATCAATGTTAAATGATATCTATTATCATTTGTGTTACCAAATGCGCTAATTGTGATGTGGTGCAGCAATAAAGGATGACAATTGGGGTTGGCTAGACAAATTGGCCGTTGTCAGTCGCCATCGGCCAATGTTGCATGAGGGCTTGGCGCTTACCAGCGGCTGTCGCGTTCACAAGGGATGCCATCATGGTCGCCATCCATTTTGACATTGGGACAGTGACGCAGAAAAAATTCGGCTTCGGCCCGTGAACGCATTTGTGAACAGTACTGGCGCCCATCGCATTTAAACTGCGGCGTTTCCGACATCCGCTCGCCATATGCCGGCAGTCGGCTGTTGGCCTCCTCGATGGCTGTTTGTTGCCACTGTGGTGTTGGCGTAACATTCGCTTGATGGCCAGCAAAGCGTTGCCAGATCATCCAGCAGGCGTAGGCAAAAATCAGATATATCAGCAGCCGTTTCACTATTTCTCTCCATGTGACAGTGAAAACTCATGTAACACTAGCTTAACACCTGTTGAAAAATATCCAATGTCGGTACAAAAGGTTTGCCAGCGAGGCTAGCTTGGGTATGCTGCTTGCCGTGACGTGAGGAGGTCAGCAATGGAGCAAATCGCATTAGTGTTGGAAGGCGGCGGACTGCGGGCAATGTATACCGCGGGGGTACTGGATAGTTTTTTGGCCGAGGGGCTGACGTTTCCGTATCTGGTCGGGGTCTCGGCTGGCGCGATTTATCCGGCATCCTATCTGTCGCGACAGGCCGGCCGTAACCTGCAGATCCAACAAGATTTCCTTAATGATAAGCGCTACATGGGGCTGAGCCATTGGCTGCGCGGCGGCAACTACATCAACGTGGATTTTGCCTACCGCCGCATGGCTAATGAGCTGGTGCCATTTGATTTTGATACCTTTCTCAATAGTGGTGCAGAGTTCAAGATCGGCGCATTTAACTGCCTGACCGGAAACACCGAATTTTTTGGTATGGCGGATTTCCACAGTCATCAACAGCTGCTGGATATCTTGATTGCGTCCTCCAGCTTGCCGTTTATATCGCCGCCGATGTGGCTCAATAATATCCCGTATCTGGATGGTGGTATTGCCGCAGCCATTCCGTTGCAACAGGCGCAGGCCGATGGTTTTCGCAAACAGCTAGTGATCCTGACCCAGGATGCCGCATACCGTAAATCTCCCTTTAAGCCTGCGTGGCTGGCAAAACGAGTTTATCGACGCTATCCCGCTGTTGCTCAGGCGTTATTGGTGCGGCATCAACGCTATAACCAAGCATTGTTGCAGTTGCAGCAAGCGGTACAACTGGGCACGGCATTGGTGATCCAGCCTAAGGCACCGCTGGGACTGTCACGGCTGGAGCGCGATATTGATAAAGTAGCGGCGGTTTATCGCTTGGGGCTGAGCGATGGCGCAGCACAACTACCACGTGTCCGTGAATTTCTGCAACATACTGTTGCTTAAGTGTTTCTTGGGGAAAATATGGCCAATATTCTGCTTATAGCCAATCTTAACTGTGACCGTCTCTTGTTGTTGAACAAGCCATTACGCACTGGCGGACGTTTTCATTATCAAGATGGGGGCCGTCGTCTTGGCGGTGGCGGTGCCAATACCGGGATCGGCTTGGAATGGGCGGGCCATAAAGTCGCATTAGTGAGTCAGGTCGGTCGCGACGAGTTGGGTGATTGGGTCTTGGCCGAGGCGGGAATGCAGGGACTGGATTGCCGTCGGGTGCAGCGGCATGAGGGCAGCACCAGTGAGATCTTGCTGGTAATGACGCCAGATGGCGAACGCACCATTATCCGGCCACAACGGCCAACATTTCAGTTAGCAACGCCGCCACGTTGGCAAGACTGGGATGCGCTATATCTCAACACCTCCGCAGAAGGCGCCGTCAGTTGGGCGCGAACAGCGCTGGCGCACACACTGGTTGTAGCGCAACTGGCGAAGGATGAGCGGCAGCGTCCCTGCCATGTACTGTTGTCGTCTCATTCTGATATGCATGAGCGCACCTCATTAGATTACTGGCAGTTTGCCCGGCAGATTGCGGGGGATGAACTGCGCTATTTTATTGTGACCGAAGGCGAACAGGGCGCGCGGCTATACAGTGCTGCGGGAGAAACACTGATCCCGGCCGTTGCTGCGGCGGTGGTGGACACCACTGGCGCTGGTGATGTTTATGCGGCGGGACTGATCCACGGTTTATTGTCGGGGTTGGAGATTACGGCGGCAATGTGCGAAGCCGCGGTTTGGGGCGCATATGCCGTGGCATCGGAGACCTCAGTTCCTGGCCCTGCGTTACGACAATATTTGCAGGATGACAAGCATCGCTGATGTCACAAAAACACTATACAGGCGTCATGTCGCTGTCATGCAGTCCCCATAGCATACCCTGCGAGTGTTGATGCAATTGTCTGCATACTCTCCCTTCATTCTTCCTTTTTAAGTGTTTTTTTGCCCTGCATGATGCAGGGCTTTGTTTTTCTGTCATACGCCTGTCATGCCTTTAATAGATGATGGTCAACGTAACCTTCGTTTGCTGCAACTACGAGGTTCGCTCATTTGCTGGTTATTCCTTTCACCCCGTTCCCCAACGGGGTTTTTTATGCCGCATTTACCGGGTGTTGCTGGTAGCTAATAAGTAACGTCTATGGTAAAAACAACACATTAAGTATTGGTTCATCAAGGTGTTAAGATGTCAGTAAGTGCATTGCCGCCACATCAGCTCTGTGGCCTTTTTGCCGGTGACAACCTAGTGTTTCGTGAAGGATTGCCAAGTGGTATTGACGCTAAAAAACCGCAGCCGTTATTGCAGGTCGGTTATGCCGGTGTGCTGCATGATGCACAAGCCGATGCCAAAAACCATGGCGGTGCTGACAGAGTCTTGCACCATTTCCCACAACAACATTATCAGCGTTATCAACAGTTGGGATTAGTCGATGCGACGAGAGCCGCCCCGGCTATGGGCGAGAATATTTCATCCTTGGGGTTGAGTGAGCAGGATCTGTTCATTGGCGATATTGTTGCCATCGGTGCCGTGCGCCTCCAGGTAACGCAACCGCGTTCGCCCTGTTTTAAACTCAATGTGCAGTTCCAGCAGCCGAGTTTTTCTCAGACCATGCAAGATAGCGCCATGTGTGGTTGGTTTTACCGAGTTCTGGATGAGGGCTGCATCCGGCCACAGGATCAACTGCGATTACTGGAGCGGCGCTCTGCTATCAGCCTGGCACAGGCAATGGCATTATATTTTGCACCACACTATGATGCCGCTGCTTACGAAACCTTGCTGGCCGCCGAAGGTCTTGCCGCCGATTGGCAGCGTAATCTGCAAAAACGCTTGAATAGCGGGGTTGTGGAAGACTGGCGCAAGCGCTTGCATGGTCCAGCACAATTACAAAATTTACAGGGAAATTAAGCCAATATGTACGAATTACCAAAACAGGAACGTGATATGGGAATGCTGGTACATCTGGCAACGTTTGCCGGTTATCTGATCCCCTTTGGTAATATTCTGGGGCCACTTATTGTGTGGCTGATGAAACGGGAAGACTCAGCTTTTGTGGATGCCTGTGGCCGTAATACCTTGAATTTTCAAATCAGCATGCTGATTTATTATGTCATTGCCGTTGTCTTGGCGTTCTTGCTGATAGGTTTCTTTCTGATTGGACTCTTGGTGTTGTTGAACGTGATCTTTACCATTGTGGCCGCCATTAAAGCCAGCGAAGGCAAGGTTTACAAGTATCCATTAGCCATTGGCTTTTTGTAACAGCGTCAGCGTCGGCGATGTTCGTCAGCATTGCGCTGTAGCAGTTGCTGACGATAGTCCAACAGTGCAAATACGCCAAAGACAAACGCGTTGATATAGTCTTTTGCGCGCAGTGGCAACGCCTGACTGAACAGTGTATGAAAGAGCAGCGTCTGCACGCAGTGCATAATAGCGGTAACACCTAATAAGATATTGAGAATGATGGCAATCTTGCCATCAAACGGGTGTAGCAGGTTGAACAGCATCAGCAGCCATGCAAAGGCGGTGACCAGCTTGCCCATGAAAATACTTGCTTTCATGATGTCTGCTCCTGATAGCGATACAAACGATAACTGACCTGACCCGCCTGTTTTTCTTTGATGGGCTGCCATTGGGCGGGCACTTGCAAATCATGCAGCTCGGCTTCAACTTCCACATAAATCAGCGCGTCATCGTTGAGCCATCCTTGTTGCAACAGTGCCATGGTCTGCGCTGCCAGCCCTTTACGAAACGGCGGATCGATAAACACAATATCAAAACGGCGATCAGCCGGGCGGCTCAGTAACTGTAAGGTATCACCAATAAGCACTTCCGCGTTGTCACATTTTAGTGTGGTCAAATTGGCTTTGAGTTGCTCCGCCGCACTGCGCTGCAATTCATGAATTCGGGCAAAGGCGGCATAGCGCGACAGCGCTTCTAATGAAAGCGCTCCACTACCGGCAAAACAATCAAGCACGCTGGCACCAGTAAGATAGCCACTGAGCCAGTTAAACAGGGTTTCCCTGACTCTGTCTGTTGTTGGGCGTAGCCCTTCCAGATCCTGAATGGGTAGTTTGCGTGACCGCCATTGACCTGCAATGATCCTTACCTGACCGCTGCCCGGACGATTTCTGGCCATGGTGCCCCCGTGATGTTGCCGACAGAAATAAAGTGGTAGACTGTACCGAATATTTTAAACCCCTTCATAATGCAGAGCATTAACAGCCAGTTAAGGCTGATGAGGGAGGAAAGCGTCGCTATTCTATAACAAAGTTGCCGCCGAAGGCGAAAATGCTGGCAACCGGTAAATCCGCGACCACTGAACAGTGGCCCCTGAGGCTCCTGGAAACTCCCACCCAAGAGATTGAGCACCGAATACTGATGGCAAAAAAAGGTTTATTTTCCTGGTTCCGTAAAGACACTGCGGCTGAAACCAAGCCAGAGCTAGAGGAATCTTCCTCCACAACAACGGCGACAGCAACCGCTGATACCGCCGCGGTTGAAGAAAGTGACAATAGCAGCGCTCCATTAGCAACAACTGTAGCGGCAGATGCAGCAGACCAACAAACAGAGGCCGATACACCGGAGCATTCAGACAGCGAGCCTGCGCAGCAGGATTCGGATGATGTTGCTGCGGAGGAGGCTGAGGACACGCCTGCTGTTGATGCATTGGCAATCACCACCGCCGATGATGCCGTTGCTGTCACTAGCACCACAGACACTTCTGCTGATAACAGCATTGCCGCAACCGCTGATGCAGATGCAGATGCTGAAATGTTGGTCCCACAGCCAGAACCGCAGGCTAAACCTCACAAGGAAGGGCTGTTTGCCCGGCTGAAACGTGGGCTGATGCGCACCAGCGAGAATATCGGCAGTGGTTTTATCGGTTTGTTCCGTGGCAAGAAAATTGATGATGCGTTATTTGAAGAGCTGGAAGAACAACTGCTGATTGCCGATGTTGGTGTGGAAACCACCAGCAAGCTGATTACCAGCCTGACCGAACATGCCAACCGTAAACAGTTAAAAGATGCTGAAGCCCTATATAGCTTGATGCAGCAAGAGATGCTGGCAACGCTGGAACCTGTGAGCCAACCATTGGTGCCGGAAAATACCGCAGGGCCGTTTGTGATCCTGATGGTGGGAGTTAACGGCGTGGGTAAAACCACGACCATTGGCAAGCTGGCAAAACAGTACCAGCGCCAAGGCAAGTCCGTGATGCTGGCCGCGGGCGATACCTTCCGTGCCGCTGCTGTCGAACAATTACAAGTCTGGGGCCAGCGGAATAATATCCCAGTGATTGCCCAGCATACAGGCGCCGACAGTGCCTCGGTATTGTTTGATGCGTTGCAGGCCGCTAAATCCCGTAAAGTGGATGTACTGATCGCTGACACGGCAGGCCGTCTGCAAAATAAAGCGCATCTGATGGATGAACTGAAAAAAGTGGTGCGGGTGATGAAGAAACTGGATGAGGCCGCACCACATGAAATAATGCTCACATTGGATGCCAGCACTGGCCAGAATGCCATCAGTCAGGCGCAATTATTTCACGAAGCCGTGGGCGTATCTGGTATCACTATTAGCAAGCTGGATGGTACTGCCAAAGGCGGTGTAATCTTTGCCATTGCGGATAAATTTGCTATTCCTATCCGTTACATAGGGGTTGGCGAGCAGATTGATGATCTGCGAACCTTCAACGCTAAGGACTTTATCGATGCCCTGTTCAGTCAGGAGAAAACGGATAGCTGAGTATGATTCGATTTGAGCAGGTCAGTAAAATTTATCCCGGCGGTCAGAAAGCGCTGACCGAGGTGAACTTTCACCTGCAACGGGGTGAAATGGCATTCCTCACCGGCCATTCCGGCGCGGGCAAGAGTACCCTGCTCAAATTGATCACAGTGATCGAGCGTGCCAGCGCTGGCAAGGTGTATATCAATGGTCACGATATTGCTCACATCAAGCGCCAGCATGTGCCCTATCTGCGACGGCAGATAGGGATGATTTTCCAGAACCACCATCTGCTGATGGATCGCAGTGTGTTTGACAACGTGGCTCTGCCGTTGGTGATTGAAGGTTTTTCGCTGGGCGAAATCCGCAAACGGGTTGCCGGGGCGCTGGATATGGTCGGTTTGTATGGTAAGGAACGGCATAATCCCATTATGTTGTCCGGCGGTGAACAGCAACGGGTTGGCATCGCCCGTGCCATTGTCAACAAACCCGCGTTGCTGCTGGCTGATGAACCGACCGGAAACTTAGACCCTAAATTGTCGATGGATATTTTGCGGCTGTTCGAGACCTTTAATGATGCGGGGACCAGTGTGCTGATTGCAACGCATGATCTGGGTTTGATTGCCCGCATGAAATATCGCACCCTGACATTGCGCCAGGGCCGCATGCTCGGTGGCGAAGCCGATATTATTGACCCTTTGAGCGATTAGGAGTTGCCATGTCCCCTTCTTCGTTGACCCGCTCCAAGTTACCGCTTTCCGGCCGTATCGTGATGTTTTTTATCCGTCACCTCCAGCATGCAACTGCCAGTATGGGTGAACTGTGGCGTACCCCAGTGTCATCGCTGATGACGATGGCGGTATTGGGCGTTAGCCTAAGCCTGCCAGCTGCATTGCAGGTGCTCGTCAAGAATGCTGAAAATATTACCCACTCTTGGAACAGCGCTGCGCAGATCTCTTTGTTTATCGATGGTGCTCGCTCCGAACAGAGCATTCAAAGCCTGATCGCCCGCATCAAGGTTTATCCTGAAATCAGCGACATCAACTACATCACTCGGGAGCAGGCGTTGGCAGAGTTTCAACAGCAATCGGGGTTTGGTGATGCGCTTTCCTATCTGGATAACAACCCGTTACCGGCGGTGGTAACCGTGACGCCTACCAGTCGTTACTCGACACCGGTAGGGGCCAGAGAACTGTTAGCTAAGCTGGAACAGGAACCCGAAGTCAGTTTCGGTCGGCTGGATATTGAATGGCTAGAGAAATTACAGGCACTGGTGAAAGTGCTGGAGCGCACAGTGTTTGGCTTGGCTGCATTGTTAATCCTCGCAGTGGTATTGGTAATCGGGAATACCATTCGCTTAGCTATTATGAATCGGCGCAGTGAGATAGAAGTCATGAAGCTGGTGGGCGCAACCGAAGCCTTTATTCAACGGCCATTTTTGTATACTGGCATCTGGTATGGTGTGATTGGTGGCACTTTAGCCTGGCTGATTATCAATCTGCTAGTGTGGTTTCTGTCCGGCGCGTTAACCACCTTTATGGGGCTTTATGGCAGCAACATGCAGCTACAGTCGCTGAGTTTCAGTGAATTGCTACAGATGATTTTGGCTGCATCATTTCTCGGTTGGCTGGGGTCTTATTTATCGGTGCGGCAGCACCTGCGTGCCATAGAACCTAGCTGATTTTTCCGTGAACTAATTGGGGCTTGCATTGTCCTATCAGTGGAGCAAAAATAACACTCCACACTGAGTTGTGTTGACATATAATGTCAATTAACCGATAGTGCAAAGGTTCGGTTGAAATCCTTTAATTGAACTGTAGTAATGAAAGGGAGCGTGAATGACTGATCAAACGCAATCAATGACTCTGATGGTTCCTCAGGGAAGCAGCAGTCTCGAAGCCTATATTCATTCAGTAAGCAGCATGCCAATGCTGGAAGCTGATGAGGAATATGCGCTGGCTAAGCGTTTGCAGGAAACAGGTGACCTGCAGGCAGCTAAGCGGCTTATTATGTCGCACCTGCGCTTTGTGGTGCATATTGCCCGTGGTTATGCCGGTTATGGCTTACCTCAGGCAGATTTAATTCAGGAAGGCAACATAGGTCTGATGAAGGCGGTAAAACGTTTCGACCCCGATGTCGGCGTGCGTCTGGTTTCTTTTGCTGTGCACTGGATTAAAGCGGAAATCCATGAATATGTTCTGAAAAACTGGCGTATCGTTAAGGTTGCCACCACTAAAGCCCAACGGAAACTATTCTTCAACCTGCGTAAGGCTAAGCAGCGTCTTGGCTGGTTCAGCGATGAAGAAGTCTCTATGGTTGCTGATAGTCTGGGCGTATCCAAAGCCGATGTGACTGAGATGGAGTCACGTATGTCCGCTCAGGATGCGGCGTTTGATATGAGCAACGATCAAGACGACGACCACGACTTTGCGCCCGCTTTGTACTTGGAAGACCATTCTTCTGATGTTGCGGCTCAAGTGGAAAATGACAACTGGGAAGCTAATTCGCAAGCGCGTTTACTGGCAGCAATCAAAACGCTGGATGAACGTAGTCAGCATATCCTGAAAGCACGTTGGTTGGACGATGATAAAACCACCTTGCAGGACTTGGCAGACCAGTATCAGGTTTCTGCGGAACGTATCCGGCAGTTGGAAAAAATGCCATGAACAAGCTCAAGGCGTGTATGGAAATTTGAGACTGAGTCAGAATAATCAAAAAGCCCGGCAACTGCCGGGCTTTTTACATGATGAGAACCTCGATTTTAGTGCGGGTCGGTGCCTGCCACTTGGGCAATGATCTGCTGTCGTTGCACTTTTAGTCCAGCCTGTTCGGTTGCGGGCCAAACATAGTAACGTCTAGGACGTTTGAATGACGCCATATGTTGACTGAGAAATGCTTTGATCTCCGCGGCATCTGGCAATTGTCCACTGCGGGTTTTCACCACCGCGGACGGCAGGTAACCAAATTTGCCATCAGGCTCAGGAAATACCAGCGCTTCAAGAATATCTGGATGCAGTTTTAGTGCTGCCTCAACCTCTTCTGGCTGGATATTTTCGCCCCCGCAGATAAACATGTTATCGGCGCGTCCTTGAATATGCAGTCGCCCCTGTTCGTCCCAGAAACCACGGTCTTTACTGCAAAACCAGCCCGCCTCGTCAGTAGCTTTATCGACGCGGCCATCATCTTGTAGATAGCCGAGAAACAGCGTTGCTCCCCGCAGCCAGATGATATTGTCGCGGATCTGCAATTCGCGCCCGGGTAACAGTTTACCGCTGCTGCCATCAGTGCGAACTGGGCCAGTGGTAATCTGCGAGCCCATCTCTGTCATGCCGTAGCTGGTAAAAACCTGCATATCCAGTGGTTGCAGACGATCCAGTAATGACTGACTGATGGCACTGCCTCCCAACAACAGATACTTAATTAATAACAGACTGGTGGGCGCATCATCTAGCAGTTGTTGCAACTGGGTAGCGACCAGAGACAGATGACTGATGGGATCACGTTTTAGTTGCTGTGATAGGGTCAGGTTACTGTCCGGTAATACCACAGTTGCCGCCGCTAAGGCACAGCGGTTGATAATCGCCAGTCCCCCAACATGAAACAGCGGTAATGAAGCCAACCAGCCATCGTCGGTTTGCAAGGCAATTAAACTGCGGCTCCCTTCGGCGTTAGCAAGATGCCCGGCCAGAGAATGCATCGCCGCTTTGGGCGTGCCGCTGGAGCCGGAAGTGAGAATGATATCAACCGGATGTTCCGCTATGATATCTGGTGCCGCGTGAGTGGCGCTCAGACTAAAATTGAGCACAAGTCTATGACATTGTTGCCACAACGACTGACGAGCATCATCTGGACACCAGAGATACTGGATAGCAAAGCGTTGCAATAAGCCAGTGAGTTGGCTGTCAGGAAATTTCGGTGACAAGGGGCAGAACAGCAAGCCGTTATCGATACAGGCCCAGTACAGTTTCACCAGCTCGGCGCCGTTGCCAGCAATACAGGCCAATTTATCGCCCGGTTGTAACCCGGCTTCACGCAACTGTATGCCCAACGCTAACACCTGCTGACTCAGGTTGCGATAGCTGAGCCCTCGACCATTGACCATCAGGGCGATAGCGGCGGGATGTTGGCGGGCGCTCTGGTGCAAAGGCGATAACATGGCTTAGTTCTCGATGGTGAATACAGGGCTGAGTGCGGAAAATTGCAAACAGCTTTTGTGGTTATCACCCACGATCAGATCTTTGCTAAAGGGGACAGCGTGTCGGCTCCAGGTGTTTCATCGGGGGTTAACAGGGCGGCTACTTTGCACAGATCACGGATCCCCAATGAGGCTTCCAGCGAAGAACTCAACACACAGCGAATGCCCAATGCATTGGCTTCCTCGATGAGCCTTTGCAGCCGCTGCAATGTGCCTAGCAACATAGGTTTGAGCACCAGTGCCCGCAGCCCGTATTCAAAGGAGTCTTCGGCCACTTTAAAATCGGCGGTTTTGGCCAGCGTTTCATCCAGCGCGAATGGGATCCCGGTACTGGCATACAATGATCGATTATTTTGCCAGATGCGGCAGGGTTCTTCGAAATACTCGATCGCCGCTTTGGGGAGACAGGCGCAAAAACTTTCTGCCTGTTGCTGTTCAAATCCCTGATTGGCATCCAGCCGCAGTTTCAATTCGGGACGCTGTTCTAGCACGGCATAGATCAGTGCTAGTTCTTCCGCCATGGACGTTTGTGCCACTTTGATTTTGACCCGGCGGATCTGTGCCGGTAACGCAGCAATCCGCTGCTTGGTCAGGGCCAGGGGTTCGCCTTCTCTGGGCACCAGCAACGGAATCGGTTCAAATTCTGGATGATGTACCGGTAGCTGCCCGTTGATTTTGGCAGCTAACAGGCTTAATCCCCATGCTAACGAGGGCAGTTGGGTGAGGTTGCTGGCAGCAATGAGATCATGTCCGCCTTCTATCACGGACTGTAACAACAGTTGCGCTTCCGCAATCACCTCATCCACAGATTCATGGCTGAAACCGTTAAGCGGGCTACCATCACGATCCAAACCGCTTAACGGCGCAATTTCAACATAGTGTTGCTGTTCACCAACACTGGCTTTAAGTACCAGTCCTTGGCGCAGCTCTATGCGCTGTTTCCCAACCGGTAACGGGGCTTCCAACGGAATATGGTAACGGGCGAGTGCAAAGGAGTCGGCGATCATGGGGTAACCTCCGCAGATGAACCCAAAGCAGGTAACAGTGCTGCCAGAAATTGTTGAGGGTTGGCCTGGTGGCTGTTATGTCCAGCCGCCGCGATGGCATGACAGTGGATGTTGCTTCGCGTCTGCCAGCGTTGTGCCAGTGCAGAAAATTTCGCATCCTGCTGGCCATAATAATAGTGTACCGGACAGCCACAGCTGGTCGGGAGTTGATGTAAATCCTGTTGCCACGCCAAGGAGGTGGCGCGGAACATTGCCAACAGCCCCTCATGGCTCTGATGACTGCGGCGTTGGATTAATCTTGCCCGCTCATCTGCTGATAACTCAGCAAATACTGGTTGTTGATACCAAAGCGTTAAAAACTGCGGTAGCGGCAATTGTGCTAGCCGGGTAGCCCATTGCGTATCGTTAACGGCGCGTTGTTCTTTGTCGGCCACGGTCAGCAATCCTGGGTGGCAGGATTCCAAGTGCAGGCTTAACAGTCGCTGTGGCACCATTTGCGCTACATGCAAGGCGATACGCCCACCCAAGGAATAACCCAGCAGGTGGAAACGGTTAACCCCAAGATGATCTAGCGTCTGCAACAGTAATTCGACCGTCGCCTTGAAGCCGGGTTCAGGTACCAATTGTGCGCCACTGTTGCCATGTCCCGGTAGGTCGATGGCGATACAGTAAAAATGCTGACTTAATTGGGGTAAGAGTGGCAACCAGTCGCTGCCATTGCCCAAGAACCCATGCAGCAGCACTAGCTTGGGTTGCTGCTTATCGCCAGTACATTGATAGGCCAGCATCAGCTTTGTCTCACCCACTGGCCTAGCTGCGCAATCTGTTCGCTGGCCTGGGTCTGACTGATGCGGACTTCAATCACGGAGGCGCCGTGATACGCCAGCGCTTCTTGATAGGCATCGTTAAACGCCTGCAAATCTTCAACTCGATTATAGGGCAGGCCGAACATGGCGCTGCCATAACCAAATTCCAGTCCATGTCCAAGGCGATAGTAACGCTGGCGCACTTGTTCATCTGGCACTGGCAAGATGTTAAAGATGCTGCCGCCATCGTTGTTGAGGATCACCAGCACCAAAGGCCCCTTGGCTTGTCGCGCCAGTGCCAACGAGTTCAGATCATGCAATGCCGAGATATCGCCGATGATTAGCGTGGTTGGCCGCTGCTGGTGGGCAGCAACACCACAACTGGTGGCTATCAATCCATCGATGCCGGAAGCGCCACGGTTGGTATAGGTTTGCGCTGCATCCGCCGTCACTGGGGCAAACATATCGTATAAGCGAACCGGTAGACTATTCCCGATGAAGAGTTGCTGCTTCCCTGGCTGCGTGGCGGCAATGGCTCTGACCACTTGGGCTTCACCAAAGGGGCCATCATCTATCTGTTGTCGGAACAGTTGGTGTAACTGTTCGTTAGCGTTGACCAGTGCCAGTGCCCAATTAGCGGCAGACGAGCGCGGCCAGCCGAGCGCTGCAAACTCTGCCAGCGGTGTCAGCCAGACTTCTTTCGCTTTATGACTGGGATCCAGCCGTTGCTGTGCTGGCAATACCTGCCAATAACTTTGCCACTCTTGTTGTTCTAAATAGGCTATTAACCGCTTTGACAGCAATCTGCCGCCAAATATCAACACCCGGTCAGCACGTTCTAACAGGGCTTTGGCTTTGGGCTGTTGCAACAGTTGATCAATATTACCAATGACCGCCGGGTGCTGCCGTAGTTGTGACTGGGCATCGGTTAGCAGTGGCCAGCCCAATTTGGCTGCCAGTTCCGTCAGCAATGCCGGCTGTTCTGCTATGTCCAAGGTTCCGGCAATAATGACG from Shewanella dokdonensis includes:
- the ftsX gene encoding permease-like cell division protein FtsX, encoding MSPSSLTRSKLPLSGRIVMFFIRHLQHATASMGELWRTPVSSLMTMAVLGVSLSLPAALQVLVKNAENITHSWNSAAQISLFIDGARSEQSIQSLIARIKVYPEISDINYITREQALAEFQQQSGFGDALSYLDNNPLPAVVTVTPTSRYSTPVGARELLAKLEQEPEVSFGRLDIEWLEKLQALVKVLERTVFGLAALLILAVVLVIGNTIRLAIMNRRSEIEVMKLVGATEAFIQRPFLYTGIWYGVIGGTLAWLIINLLVWFLSGALTTFMGLYGSNMQLQSLSFSELLQMILAASFLGWLGSYLSVRQHLRAIEPS
- the menE gene encoding o-succinylbenzoate--CoA ligase, producing MLSPLHQSARQHPAAIALMVNGRGLSYRNLSQQVLALGIQLREAGLQPGDKLACIAGNGAELVKLYWACIDNGLLFCPLSPKFPDSQLTGLLQRFAIQYLWCPDDARQSLWQQCHRLVLNFSLSATHAAPDIIAEHPVDIILTSGSSGTPKAAMHSLAGHLANAEGSRSLIALQTDDGWLASLPLFHVGGLAIINRCALAAATVVLPDSNLTLSQQLKRDPISHLSLVATQLQQLLDDAPTSLLLIKYLLLGGSAISQSLLDRLQPLDMQVFTSYGMTEMGSQITTGPVRTDGSSGKLLPGRELQIRDNIIWLRGATLFLGYLQDDGRVDKATDEAGWFCSKDRGFWDEQGRLHIQGRADNMFICGGENIQPEEVEAALKLHPDILEALVFPEPDGKFGYLPSAVVKTRSGQLPDAAEIKAFLSQHMASFKRPRRYYVWPATEQAGLKVQRQQIIAQVAGTDPH
- the menC gene encoding o-succinylbenzoate synthase, translated to MIADSFALARYHIPLEAPLPVGKQRIELRQGLVLKASVGEQQHYVEIAPLSGLDRDGSPLNGFSHESVDEVIAEAQLLLQSVIEGGHDLIAASNLTQLPSLAWGLSLLAAKINGQLPVHHPEFEPIPLLVPREGEPLALTKQRIAALPAQIRRVKIKVAQTSMAEELALIYAVLEQRPELKLRLDANQGFEQQQAESFCACLPKAAIEYFEEPCRIWQNNRSLYASTGIPFALDETLAKTADFKVAEDSFEYGLRALVLKPMLLGTLQRLQRLIEEANALGIRCVLSSSLEASLGIRDLCKVAALLTPDETPGADTLSPLAKI
- the menH gene encoding 2-succinyl-6-hydroxy-2,4-cyclohexadiene-1-carboxylate synthase, with protein sequence MLAYQCTGDKQQPKLVLLHGFLGNGSDWLPLLPQLSQHFYCIAIDLPGHGNSGAQLVPEPGFKATVELLLQTLDHLGVNRFHLLGYSLGGRIALHVAQMVPQRLLSLHLESCHPGLLTVADKEQRAVNDTQWATRLAQLPLPQFLTLWYQQPVFAELSADERARLIQRRSHQSHEGLLAMFRATSLAWQQDLHQLPTSCGCPVHYYYGQQDAKFSALAQRWQTRSNIHCHAIAAAGHNSHQANPQQFLAALLPALGSSAEVTP